One Peromyscus leucopus breed LL Stock chromosome 2, UCI_PerLeu_2.1, whole genome shotgun sequence DNA window includes the following coding sequences:
- the LOC114681164 gene encoding succinyl-CoA:3-ketoacid coenzyme A transferase 2A, mitochondrial-like produces MAALRLLAWALPRGVSARRLQPALSHRLVLRFASDRCGRVRFYKDPVKALEGVKDGSTVMLGGFGLCGIPENLIGALKTKGVKDLKIISSNVGVDDFGLGILLASKQVRRVVCSYLGENALCEQLYLSGQVDLEMTPQGTLAERIRAGGAGVPAFYTPTGYGTLVQEGGAPIRYSPDGHLVTLSQPREVREFKGRHYLLEHAIRADFALVKGWKADRSGNVIFRGSARNFNVPMCKAADVAVVEVEEIVDVGSFAPEDIHIPNIYVDRVIKGPKYEKRIERLTTCDSPPSTMNKKQAEARTRIIKRAALEFEDGMYANLGIGIPVLASNFISPKMTVYLHSENGILGLGPFPSKKDVDPDIINAGKQTVTVIPGGCFFASDDSFAMIRGGHIQLTMLGAMQVSKYGDLANWMVPGKKVKGMGGAMDLVSSDKTKVVVTMEHCTKTKQPKIMEKCTMPLTGKRCVDLIITEKAVFTVDRKKGLTLTELWEGSSVDDVKATTACPFRVSPNLKPMEQIKPDA; encoded by the coding sequence ATGGCGGCGCTGAGGCTTCTGGCGTGGGCGCTCCCGCGCGGGGTCTCCGCCCGCCGCCTACAGCCCGCGCTGTCCCACCGCCTTGTCCTCCGCTTTGCTAGCGACCGCTGCGGGCGGGTCCGCTTCTACAAGGACCCGGTGAAGGCGTTGGAGGGCGTCAAGGACGGCTCGACCGTCATGCTCGGGGGCTTCGGGCTCTGCGGCATCCCCGAGAACCTGATCGGCGCACTCAAGACCAAGGGCGTGAAGGACCTGAAGATCATCAGCAGCAACGTGGGCGTGGATGACTTCGGCCTGGGCATCCTGCTGGCCTCCAAGCAGGTCAGGCGCGTGGTGTGCTCGTACCTGGGGGAGAACGCTCTGTGCGAGCAGCTGTACCTGTCGGGCCAGGTGGACCTGGAGATGACGCCTCAGGGCACCCTGGCCGAGCGCATCCGCGCAGGTGGCGCCGGCGTGCCCGCCTTCTACACACCTACCGGCTACGGCACGCTGGTGCAGGAAGGGGGCGCCCCCATCCGGTACTCGCCCGACGGCCACCTGGTCACCCTGAGCCAGCCGCGGGAGGTGCGCGAGTTCAAAGGCCGCCACTACCTGCTGGAGCACGCCATCCGCGCCGACTTCGCCCTGGTCAAGGGCTGGAAGGCCGACCGCTCGGGCAACGTGATCTTCCGGGGCAGCGCGCGCAACTTCAACGTGCCCATGTGCAAGGCCGCGGACGTCgcggtggtggaggtggaggagatcGTGGACGTGGGCTCTTTCGCCCCGGAGGACATCCACATCCCCAACATCTACGTGGACCGAGTGATCAAGGGGCCGAAGTACGAGAAGCGCATCGAGCGCCTGACCACGTGCGACAGCCCGCCCTCGACCATGAACAAGAAACAGGCCGAAGCCAGGACACGCATCATCAAGCGCGCGGCTCTCGAGTTCGAGGACGGCATGTATGCCAATCTGGGCATCGGGATCCCTGTCCTGGCCAGCAACTTCATCAGCCCCAAGATGACGGTCTACCTGCACAGTGAAAATGGGATCCTGGGCTTGGGCCCGTTCCCCTCGAAAAAAGACGTGGATCCCGACATCATTAACGCGGGCAAGCAGACAGTGACCGTGATTCCCGGGGGCTGTTTCTTCGCCAGCGATGACTCTTTTGCCATGATCCGCGGGGGACACATCCAACTGACCATGCTCGGTGCCATGCAGGTTTCCAAATACGGCGACCTGGCCAACTGGATGGTGCCAGGCAAGAAGGTGAAGGGCATGGGCGGGGCCATGGACTTGGTGTCCAGTGACAAGACCAAAGTGGTGGTCACCATGGAGCACTGCACCAAGACAAAGCAGCCCAAAATCATGGAGAAATGCACCATGCCGCTGACCGGCAAGCGCTGCGTGGACCTCATCATCACTGAGAAGGCTGTGTTTACTGTGGACCGGAAAAAGGGGCTGACGCTGACGGAGCTGTGGGAGGGCTCGTCCGTGGACGACGTCAAGGCCACCACAGCCTGCCCCTTTAGGGTGTCCCCCAACCTCAAGCCCATGGAGCAGATCAAACCTGATGCTTGA